In Pseudomonas sp. PDM14, a genomic segment contains:
- a CDS encoding YgiQ family radical SAM protein — protein sequence MQAAKPLFDYPKYWAECFGPAPFLPMSREEMDQLGWDSCDIIIVTGDAYVDHPSFGMAIIGRLLEAQGFRVGIIAQPNWQSKDDFMKLGEPNLFFGVAAGNMDSMINRYTADKKIRSDDAYTPGGLAGKRPDRASLVYSQRCKEAYKHVPIVLGGIEASLRRIAHYDYWQDKVRHSILIDACADILLYGNAERAVVEIAQRLAYGQKIEDISDIRGTAFIRRDTPQGWFEIDSTRIDRPGKIDKIINPYVNTQDTQACAIEQEKGPVEDPNEAKVVQLLPSPKLTRDKTVIRLPSFEKVRNDPVLYAHANRVLHLETNPGNARALVQKHGEVDVWFNPPPIPMTTEEMDYVFGMPYARVPHPAYGKEKIPAYDMIRFSVNIMRGCFGGCTFCSITEHEGRIIQNRSHDSIIREIEEMRDKVPGFTGVVSDLGGPTANMYRIACKDPEIERHCRKPSCVFPGICENLNTDHSSLIELYRKARALPGVKKILIASGLRYDLAVESPEYVKELVTHHVGGYLKIAPEHTERGPLDKMMKPGIGSYDTFKRMFEKYSKEAGKEQYLIPYFIAAHPGTTDEDMMNLALWLKRNDFRADQVQAFYPSPMATATAMYHSGKNPLRKVTYKSDGVDIVKSEAQRRLHKAFLRYHDPKGWPMLREALERMGRSDLIGNGKHQLIPTFQPKTDEYQSARRKNSTPAGSKKVAGNGGGQGGGKILTQHTGLPPRGSDGSNPWDKREEAKAAAQARNQAAARARAGEKGGKKKSGKRPVAPR from the coding sequence ATGCAAGCCGCCAAGCCGCTGTTCGATTATCCCAAGTACTGGGCCGAATGTTTCGGACCCGCACCCTTCCTGCCGATGAGCCGGGAAGAGATGGATCAGCTCGGCTGGGATTCCTGCGACATCATCATCGTCACGGGTGACGCGTACGTCGATCACCCGTCGTTCGGCATGGCGATCATCGGCCGCCTGCTGGAGGCCCAGGGCTTCCGCGTCGGCATCATCGCCCAGCCCAACTGGCAGTCGAAAGACGATTTCATGAAGCTTGGCGAGCCCAACCTGTTCTTCGGCGTCGCCGCCGGCAACATGGACTCGATGATCAACCGCTACACCGCGGACAAGAAGATCCGTTCCGACGACGCCTACACACCCGGCGGCCTGGCGGGCAAGCGCCCGGATCGCGCCAGCCTGGTGTACAGCCAGCGCTGCAAGGAAGCCTACAAGCACGTGCCGATCGTGCTCGGCGGCATCGAGGCCTCCCTGCGCCGCATCGCGCATTACGACTACTGGCAGGACAAGGTCCGCCACTCGATCCTGATCGACGCCTGCGCCGATATCCTGCTCTACGGCAACGCCGAGCGCGCCGTGGTCGAGATCGCCCAGCGCCTGGCCTACGGGCAGAAGATCGAAGACATCTCGGACATCCGCGGCACCGCCTTCATCCGTCGCGACACGCCGCAGGGCTGGTTCGAGATCGACTCCACGCGTATCGACCGACCGGGCAAGATCGACAAGATCATCAACCCCTACGTCAACACGCAGGACACCCAGGCCTGTGCCATCGAGCAGGAAAAAGGGCCGGTCGAGGACCCCAACGAAGCCAAGGTCGTGCAGCTGCTGCCGAGCCCCAAGCTGACCCGTGACAAGACCGTGATCCGCCTGCCGTCGTTCGAGAAGGTGCGCAACGACCCGGTGCTCTACGCCCACGCCAACCGCGTGCTGCACCTGGAAACCAACCCGGGCAACGCCCGCGCGCTGGTGCAGAAGCATGGCGAAGTCGACGTGTGGTTCAACCCGCCACCCATCCCAATGACCACCGAGGAAATGGACTACGTGTTCGGCATGCCCTATGCGCGCGTGCCGCACCCGGCGTACGGCAAGGAGAAGATCCCGGCCTACGACATGATCCGTTTCTCGGTGAACATCATGCGTGGCTGCTTTGGCGGCTGTACGTTCTGCTCGATCACCGAGCACGAGGGGCGGATCATCCAGAACCGCTCCCACGACTCGATCATTCGCGAGATCGAGGAGATGCGCGACAAGGTGCCGGGCTTCACCGGCGTGGTCTCCGACCTCGGCGGGCCGACCGCCAACATGTACCGCATCGCCTGCAAGGATCCGGAAATCGAGCGCCATTGCCGCAAGCCGTCGTGCGTGTTCCCGGGCATCTGCGAGAACCTGAATACCGACCACAGCTCGCTCATCGAGCTGTACCGCAAGGCCCGCGCGCTGCCGGGGGTGAAGAAGATCCTGATCGCCTCGGGCCTGCGCTACGACCTCGCCGTCGAGTCGCCGGAGTACGTCAAGGAACTGGTTACCCACCACGTCGGTGGCTACCTGAAGATCGCCCCGGAACACACCGAGCGCGGTCCGCTGGACAAGATGATGAAGCCGGGTATCGGCAGCTACGACACCTTCAAGCGCATGTTCGAGAAGTACTCGAAGGAAGCGGGCAAGGAGCAGTACCTGATCCCGTACTTCATCGCCGCGCACCCGGGCACCACCGACGAGGACATGATGAACCTCGCCCTGTGGCTCAAGCGCAACGACTTCCGCGCCGACCAGGTGCAGGCTTTCTACCCGTCGCCGATGGCCACTGCCACGGCCATGTACCACTCGGGCAAGAACCCGTTGCGCAAGGTCACCTACAAGAGTGACGGCGTCGATATCGTCAAGAGCGAGGCGCAGCGCCGCCTGCACAAGGCCTTCCTGCGTTACCACGACCCGAAGGGCTGGCCGATGCTGCGCGAGGCGCTGGAGCGCATGGGCCGCAGCGACCTGATCGGCAACGGCAAGCACCAGCTGATCCCGACCTTCCAGCCGAAGACCGACGAGTACCAGAGCGCGCGGCGCAAGAACTCGACCCCGGCCGGCAGCAAGAAGGTCGCCGGCAACGGTGGCGGGCAGGGGGGCGGCAAGATCCTCACCCAGCACACCGGCCTGCCGCCGCGTGGCAGTGACGGCAGCAACCCGTGGGACAAGCGCGAAGAAGCCAAGGCCGCCGCCCAGGCGCGCAACCAGGCCGCCGCCAGGGCGCGTGCGGGCGAGAAGGGCGGCAAGAAGAAATCCGGCAAGCGCCCCGTCGCACCACGCTGA
- the dnaB gene encoding replicative DNA helicase, whose amino-acid sequence MNDISLPQQYDLETAALKVPPHSIEAEQAVLGGLMLDNNAWERVLDQVSDGDFYRHDHRLIFRAIYKLAERNAPFDVVTLSEQLDKEGQLSQVGGLAYLGELAKNTPSVANIKAYAQIIRERATLRQLIGISAEIADSAYAPLGRTGEEILDEAERLIFQIAEARPKTGGPVGINDILVKAIDRIDSLFNAGDAITGLSTGFSDLDDLTSGLQPADMVIVAGRPSMGKTTFAMNLVENALMRSDKAILVYSLEMPSESIVIRMLASLGRIDQTKVRAGRLDDDDWPRLTSAVNLLNDRKLFIDDTAGISPSEMRARTRRLAREHGEIGLIMVDYLQLMQIPGSSGDNRVNEISEISRSLKALAKEFNCPVIALSQLNRGLEQRPNKRPINSDLRESGAIEQDADIIMFVYRDEVYHPETEYKGVAEIIIGKQRNGPLGTARLAFLGKYSRFENLAPGSYQFDDE is encoded by the coding sequence ATGAACGACATCAGCCTCCCTCAGCAGTACGACCTGGAAACCGCCGCACTCAAGGTGCCGCCGCATTCCATCGAGGCCGAACAGGCCGTGCTGGGCGGTTTGATGCTGGACAACAACGCTTGGGAGCGGGTCCTCGACCAGGTCTCCGATGGCGACTTCTATCGGCATGACCATCGCCTGATCTTCCGCGCCATCTACAAGCTGGCCGAGCGCAACGCGCCGTTCGACGTGGTTACCCTGTCCGAGCAGCTGGACAAGGAAGGCCAGCTGTCGCAGGTCGGCGGCCTGGCCTACCTGGGTGAGCTGGCGAAGAACACGCCCTCGGTGGCCAACATCAAGGCCTATGCGCAGATCATCCGCGAGCGCGCGACCCTGCGGCAGCTGATCGGCATCAGCGCCGAAATCGCCGACAGTGCCTACGCGCCGCTGGGGCGTACCGGCGAGGAAATCCTCGACGAGGCTGAGCGGCTGATCTTCCAGATCGCCGAGGCGCGGCCGAAGACCGGCGGCCCGGTGGGCATCAACGACATCCTGGTCAAGGCCATCGACCGCATCGACTCGCTGTTCAACGCCGGCGACGCGATCACCGGGCTGTCCACCGGTTTCAGTGACCTGGACGACCTGACCAGTGGCCTGCAGCCGGCCGACATGGTCATCGTCGCCGGGCGTCCGTCGATGGGTAAGACCACCTTCGCCATGAACCTGGTGGAGAACGCCCTGATGCGCAGCGACAAGGCGATCCTCGTCTACTCGCTGGAGATGCCCTCGGAATCCATCGTTATTCGTATGCTCGCCTCCCTGGGGCGCATCGACCAGACCAAGGTCCGTGCCGGCCGCCTGGACGACGACGACTGGCCGCGCCTGACCTCGGCGGTCAACCTGCTCAACGACCGCAAGCTGTTCATCGACGACACCGCCGGCATCAGCCCGTCGGAGATGCGTGCACGCACCCGGCGCCTGGCCCGCGAGCACGGTGAGATCGGCCTGATCATGGTCGACTACCTGCAGCTGATGCAGATCCCCGGCTCCAGCGGCGACAACCGGGTCAACGAGATTTCCGAGATCTCGCGCTCGCTCAAGGCCCTGGCCAAGGAATTCAACTGCCCGGTGATCGCCCTGTCGCAGCTCAACCGCGGCCTGGAGCAGCGCCCGAACAAGCGCCCGATCAACTCCGACTTGCGCGAATCCGGGGCTATCGAGCAGGACGCCGACATCATCATGTTCGTCTACCGCGACGAGGTCTATCACCCGGAGACCGAGTACAAGGGCGTAGCCGAAATCATCATCGGCAAGCAGCGTAACGGCCCCTTGGGCACCGCGCGCCTGGCGTTCCTCGGCAAGTACTCGCGCTTCGAGAACCTGGCACCGGGCAGCTATCAGTTCGACGACGAATAA
- a CDS encoding bacteriohemerythrin — MAFMPWTEELQVGIAEIDEQHRWLVDQTNALHDAMQGSAQPAQIGELLEGLMDYTMNHFIVEETLFIRSDYPHSEAHLAQHNLFSSQVMSLLSRHEQGEAVGMEALELLKEWLIHHILKVDKAYVGHFRSHGAG, encoded by the coding sequence ATGGCCTTCATGCCGTGGACGGAGGAATTGCAGGTCGGCATTGCCGAGATCGATGAGCAGCACCGCTGGCTGGTCGACCAGACCAACGCGCTGCACGACGCCATGCAGGGTTCAGCGCAACCCGCGCAGATCGGTGAGCTGCTGGAAGGCCTGATGGACTACACGATGAATCACTTCATCGTCGAGGAGACGCTGTTCATCCGTTCGGACTACCCGCACAGCGAGGCGCATCTGGCCCAGCACAACCTGTTCAGCAGCCAGGTGATGTCGCTGCTCAGTCGTCACGAGCAGGGCGAAGCGGTGGGCATGGAGGCGCTGGAGCTGCTCAAGGAGTGGCTGATCCACCACATCCTCAAGGTCGACAAGGCGTACGTCGGTCACTTCCGCAGCCACGGCGCCGGTTAG
- a CDS encoding alpha/beta fold hydrolase: MPRRPDQRALLAGIRRPVLVIAGEEDRVFPVAETRVMAEAIPGAEFVVMPCTAHLAGLENPQEVNALIDAFLARHAEAAGELRTDSAAAPAS; this comes from the coding sequence GTGCCGCGCCGCCCGGATCAGCGCGCGCTGCTAGCCGGCATCCGCCGGCCGGTGCTGGTCATCGCCGGCGAGGAAGACCGGGTGTTCCCGGTCGCGGAAACCCGCGTCATGGCCGAGGCGATCCCCGGCGCCGAATTCGTGGTGATGCCATGCACCGCGCACCTGGCCGGACTGGAAAACCCGCAGGAAGTGAACGCACTGATCGACGCCTTTCTCGCCCGCCATGCCGAGGCGGCGGGCGAACTCAGGACTGATAGCGCCGCGGCACCCGCGTCGTGA
- a CDS encoding DUF2126 domain-containing protein has protein sequence MSIHVALHHVTHYRYDRLVNLGPQIVRLRPAPHSRTRILSYALSVEPGEHFINWQQDPQGNYLARLVFPEKTRELKVAVDLVAEMAVFNPFDFFLEPYAEKIPFAYTAGEQRELAPYLVKLPAGALFADYLAGIPRQPLASVDFLVALNQRLSADIGYLIRMEPGVQTPEETLEKASGSCRDSAWLLVQLFRHLGLAARFVSGYLIQLTADVKSLDGPSGTEVDFTDLHAWCEVYLPGAGWIGLDPTSGLFAGEGHIPLACSPEPSSAAPISGGVDECEVEFGHEMRIERIWEAPRVTKPYSEEQWQEIVALGQCIDDDLERQDVRLTMGGEPTFVAIDYPDDGEWNTDAQGPNKRRLAGELFHRLREHYAPNALVHFGQGKWYPGEQLPRWSLNCFWRKDGEPIWQDAALYADESRYYGADARLAGRFLNTLAGHLGLCAEHVFPAYEDWLYYLWRERRLPANVTPDDPRLADPLERERLRKVFSRGVGDVVGHILPLARSEKGEQWQSGRWFLRDEYCRLIPGDSPLGYRLPLDSQPWVSEFDYPYVQPQDPNQTFAPLPRRQQIQRQLRTPLFPHARQEVAEQKAPEPFESAAGVIRTALCAEPRDGRLYLFMPPLTRLEDYLELVAAIEATASELRCPVVMEGYEPPSDPRLQYFRVTPDPGVIEVNIHPAASWDDLVERTEFLYEAARQTRLSSEKFMIDGRHTGTGGGNHFVLGGATPGDSPFLRRPDLLRSLISYWHNHPSLSYLFSGQFIGPTSQAPRVDEARNDALYELEVAFAQMPEPGRDCPPWLVDRLLRNLLVDVTGNTHRAEFCIDKLYSPDSASGRLGLLELRAFEMPPHARMSLAQQVLLRGLVARFWDEPYRPAKLARWGTELHDRFLLPHFIEQDFSDVLHELNVFGYPVRAEWFAPHFEFRFPKVGDYQVKGIDLELRQALEPWHVLGEEGAPGGTVRYVDSSLERMQVRLDGLAPDRYVLTCNGVPVPLQPTGKVGEFVGGVRYRAWQPPNCLQPTIGVHAPLVFDIVDTWMSRSLGGCQYHVAHPGGRNYETLPVNAYEAESRRLARFFRLGHTPGTLSVAEPIHNNELPMTLDLRRS, from the coding sequence GTGTCGATTCATGTCGCACTGCACCATGTCACCCATTACCGCTACGACCGCCTGGTCAACCTCGGGCCGCAGATCGTCCGCCTGCGCCCGGCGCCGCACAGCCGTACGCGCATTCTCTCCTATGCCCTGAGCGTCGAGCCGGGCGAGCACTTCATCAACTGGCAGCAGGACCCGCAGGGCAACTACCTGGCGCGTCTGGTGTTCCCGGAAAAGACCCGCGAGCTGAAGGTCGCCGTCGACCTGGTCGCCGAGATGGCGGTGTTCAACCCGTTCGATTTCTTTCTCGAGCCCTATGCCGAGAAGATCCCCTTCGCCTACACCGCCGGTGAGCAGCGCGAGCTGGCGCCGTACCTGGTCAAGCTGCCTGCCGGCGCGCTGTTCGCCGACTACCTCGCCGGCATCCCGCGCCAGCCGCTGGCCAGCGTGGATTTCCTGGTCGCGCTGAACCAGCGCCTGTCGGCCGATATCGGCTACCTGATCCGCATGGAGCCGGGCGTGCAGACGCCCGAGGAAACCCTGGAGAAGGCTTCCGGCTCGTGCCGCGACTCGGCCTGGCTGCTGGTGCAGCTATTCCGCCACCTGGGCCTGGCCGCGCGCTTCGTCTCCGGCTACCTGATCCAGCTCACCGCCGACGTGAAATCCCTCGACGGTCCCAGCGGTACCGAGGTCGATTTCACCGACCTGCACGCCTGGTGCGAGGTATACCTGCCCGGCGCCGGCTGGATCGGCCTCGACCCGACCTCGGGCCTGTTCGCCGGCGAAGGTCATATCCCGCTGGCCTGCAGCCCGGAGCCCTCTTCGGCAGCGCCGATCAGCGGCGGCGTCGACGAGTGCGAAGTGGAGTTTGGCCACGAGATGCGCATCGAGCGCATCTGGGAAGCGCCGCGCGTGACCAAGCCCTACAGCGAGGAGCAGTGGCAGGAGATCGTCGCGCTCGGCCAATGCATCGACGACGACCTCGAGCGCCAGGATGTGCGCCTGACCATGGGCGGCGAGCCGACCTTCGTCGCAATCGATTACCCCGACGACGGCGAGTGGAATACCGATGCCCAGGGGCCGAACAAGCGGCGCCTGGCCGGCGAACTGTTCCACCGCCTGCGCGAGCATTACGCGCCGAACGCGCTGGTGCATTTCGGCCAGGGCAAGTGGTACCCCGGCGAGCAACTGCCACGCTGGTCGCTGAACTGCTTCTGGCGCAAGGATGGCGAGCCGATCTGGCAGGACGCTGCACTGTACGCCGACGAATCGCGCTACTACGGCGCCGATGCGCGCCTGGCCGGGCGCTTCCTCAACACCCTGGCCGGGCACCTCGGGCTGTGCGCCGAGCACGTGTTCCCTGCCTACGAGGACTGGCTCTACTACCTGTGGCGCGAACGCCGCCTGCCGGCCAACGTCACCCCGGATGATCCGCGCCTGGCCGACCCGCTGGAGCGCGAACGCCTGCGCAAGGTGTTCAGCCGCGGCGTCGGCGATGTGGTCGGGCATATCCTGCCGCTGGCGCGTAGCGAGAAGGGCGAGCAGTGGCAGAGCGGGCGCTGGTTCCTGCGGGATGAATACTGCCGGCTGATCCCTGGCGACTCGCCACTGGGCTATCGCCTGCCGCTGGACTCGCAGCCCTGGGTCAGCGAATTCGATTACCCCTACGTACAACCGCAGGACCCGAACCAGACATTCGCGCCGCTGCCGCGTCGGCAGCAGATCCAGCGCCAGCTGCGCACGCCGCTGTTCCCCCATGCCCGTCAGGAAGTGGCCGAGCAGAAGGCCCCGGAACCTTTCGAGTCGGCCGCCGGGGTGATCCGCACCGCGCTGTGCGCCGAGCCGCGCGATGGTCGGCTGTACCTGTTCATGCCGCCGCTGACACGCCTGGAGGATTACCTGGAGCTGGTCGCAGCCATCGAGGCGACCGCCAGCGAGCTGCGTTGCCCGGTGGTGATGGAGGGCTACGAGCCGCCGAGCGACCCGCGCCTGCAGTACTTCCGCGTGACCCCGGACCCGGGCGTGATCGAAGTGAATATCCACCCGGCGGCGAGCTGGGACGATCTGGTCGAACGCACCGAATTCCTCTACGAGGCGGCGCGGCAGACGCGCCTGTCCAGCGAGAAATTCATGATCGACGGGCGTCACACCGGCACCGGCGGCGGCAACCACTTCGTCCTCGGCGGCGCCACGCCGGGCGATTCGCCGTTCCTGCGCCGCCCGGACCTGCTGCGCAGCCTGATCAGCTACTGGCACAACCATCCTTCGCTGTCCTACCTGTTCAGCGGCCAGTTCATCGGCCCGACCTCGCAGGCGCCGCGTGTCGACGAGGCGCGCAACGACGCGCTCTACGAACTGGAAGTGGCCTTTGCGCAGATGCCCGAGCCGGGCCGCGACTGCCCGCCGTGGCTGGTCGACCGCCTGCTGCGCAACTTGCTGGTGGACGTCACCGGCAACACCCACCGCGCCGAGTTCTGCATCGACAAGCTGTACTCGCCGGACAGCGCCAGTGGCCGTCTCGGCCTGCTCGAGCTGCGCGCCTTCGAGATGCCGCCCCATGCACGCATGAGCCTGGCCCAGCAGGTGCTGCTGCGCGGCCTGGTCGCGCGCTTCTGGGACGAACCCTACCGCCCGGCCAAACTGGCGCGCTGGGGCACCGAGCTGCACGACCGCTTCCTCCTGCCGCACTTCATCGAGCAGGACTTCAGCGACGTGCTGCATGAGCTGAATGTGTTTGGCTATCCCGTGCGCGCCGAGTGGTTCGCGCCGCACTTCGAGTTCCGCTTTCCCAAGGTCGGCGACTATCAGGTCAAGGGCATCGACCTGGAACTGCGCCAGGCCCTTGAGCCTTGGCACGTGCTGGGCGAGGAGGGCGCGCCGGGCGGCACCGTGCGCTACGTCGACTCGTCGCTGGAACGCATGCAGGTGCGCCTCGACGGCCTGGCCCCGGACCGCTACGTGCTGACCTGCAACGGCGTGCCAGTGCCGTTGCAGCCCACCGGCAAGGTTGGCGAGTTCGTCGGTGGCGTGCGCTACCGTGCCTGGCAGCCGCCGAACTGCCTGCAGCCGACCATCGGCGTGCACGCGCCGCTGGTGTTCGACATCGTCGATACCTGGATGAGTCGCTCGCTGGGCGGTTGCCAGTATCATGTCGCCCACCCGGGCGGGCGCAATTACGAAACCCTGCCGGTCAACGCCTACGAGGCGGAAAGCCGGCGCCTGGCGCGCTTCTTCCGTCTGGGCCACACCCCGGGCACACTGAGCGTCGCCGAGCCCATTCATAATAATGAACTGCCGATGACGCTGGATCTGCGTAGAAGTTGA
- a CDS encoding diguanylate cyclase domain-containing protein, which translates to MRSIILFLLVSLCTLGTANADSLHLGPGDSGRSLNDSIELLEDRGAQLSIGDLDTPDVQARFTPANGKASVGQSRSPWWIKVTLQRSAGAPAQWWLEVASVTLKDMRLYLPDGQGGWHERLSAESTSFATGRDHPYRRILLRLPELSEQAPLTFYLRTYDPAGNAFPLKAWQLDDIRTLATWENLFLGLVYGVIFAMLLYNLFIFFSLRDAAYFWYVLTTTGALLMILAMTGHGFQYLWPDGPVPFWLDRISIPALWGFSACRFTQTLLQTRRFVPWAHHLLTFACVLYVIAVVSNAFGLRAVGAWVFVVLALTAIPASLWSSFRRWRQGYFPALLYLGGFGMILGSVNLLLLRATGVIQPAPWNSYVFPVAVAAESIMFSFALAYRIQLLKQEAAEALQRADREKTARLAQVQASADDLQAAVTLRTAELAEANQRLSERERELETAAYHDALTELPNRRYLIERVDAALADAERRGESVALLLIDLDHFKPINDTHGHDAGDLMLRTIAQRLREQVRVNDLVARLGGDEFAVLVSGPNAEGNAREVAERLLRELALPVTYRDTSLVVTISIGVALYPQHAGQFAALYKVADEALYRAKQQGRSGFVLLGS; encoded by the coding sequence GTGCGCTCCATCATCCTTTTCCTTCTCGTCAGCCTGTGCACCCTCGGCACGGCCAATGCCGACTCGCTGCACCTTGGCCCCGGAGACAGCGGCCGCAGCCTCAACGACAGCATCGAACTCCTCGAAGACCGCGGCGCGCAGCTGAGCATCGGCGACCTCGACACGCCAGACGTGCAGGCACGCTTCACGCCGGCCAACGGCAAGGCCAGCGTCGGCCAGAGCCGCAGTCCCTGGTGGATCAAGGTCACCCTGCAGCGCAGCGCGGGCGCCCCGGCGCAGTGGTGGCTGGAAGTCGCCTCGGTGACCCTCAAGGACATGCGCCTGTACCTGCCCGACGGCCAGGGCGGCTGGCACGAACGCCTGTCCGCCGAGTCCACCAGCTTCGCCACGGGCCGCGACCACCCCTACCGACGCATCCTCCTGCGCCTGCCGGAACTGAGCGAACAGGCGCCGCTGACCTTCTACCTGCGCACCTACGACCCGGCCGGCAACGCCTTCCCGCTCAAGGCCTGGCAACTGGACGACATCCGTACCCTGGCCACCTGGGAAAACCTGTTCCTCGGCCTGGTCTATGGCGTGATCTTCGCCATGCTGCTGTACAACCTGTTCATATTCTTCAGCCTGCGCGACGCCGCCTACTTCTGGTACGTGCTGACCACCACCGGCGCATTGCTGATGATCCTGGCGATGACCGGCCACGGCTTCCAGTACCTGTGGCCGGACGGCCCGGTGCCGTTCTGGCTCGATCGCATCAGCATCCCGGCGCTGTGGGGCTTCAGCGCCTGCCGCTTCACCCAGACCCTGCTACAGACCCGCCGCTTCGTGCCCTGGGCGCATCACCTGCTAACCTTCGCCTGCGTGCTCTACGTGATCGCCGTGGTCAGCAACGCCTTCGGCCTGCGCGCGGTTGGCGCCTGGGTCTTCGTGGTGCTGGCACTCACCGCCATCCCCGCCTCGCTGTGGTCGTCGTTCCGCCGCTGGCGCCAGGGCTACTTCCCGGCGCTGCTCTACCTCGGCGGCTTCGGCATGATCCTCGGCAGCGTCAACCTGCTCCTGCTGCGCGCCACCGGCGTGATCCAGCCAGCACCGTGGAACTCCTACGTGTTCCCGGTGGCGGTGGCGGCCGAATCGATCATGTTCTCCTTCGCCCTCGCCTACCGCATCCAGTTGCTCAAACAGGAAGCCGCCGAGGCCCTGCAGCGCGCCGACCGCGAGAAGACCGCGCGCCTGGCCCAGGTGCAGGCCAGCGCCGATGACCTGCAGGCCGCCGTGACCCTGCGCACCGCCGAACTGGCCGAGGCCAACCAGCGCCTCAGCGAACGCGAGCGCGAACTGGAAACCGCGGCCTACCACGATGCCCTGACCGAACTGCCGAACCGTCGCTACCTGATCGAGCGGGTCGACGCGGCCCTGGCCGATGCCGAGCGCCGTGGCGAATCCGTCGCCCTGCTGCTGATCGACCTCGACCACTTCAAGCCGATCAACGACACCCACGGCCACGACGCCGGCGACCTGATGCTGCGCACCATCGCCCAGCGCCTGCGCGAGCAGGTGCGCGTCAACGACCTGGTGGCGCGCCTCGGCGGCGACGAGTTCGCCGTGCTGGTCAGCGGCCCGAACGCCGAAGGCAATGCCCGCGAGGTCGCCGAACGGCTGCTGCGCGAACTGGCGCTGCCGGTGACCTACCGCGACACCTCGCTGGTGGTAACCATCAGCATCGGCGTCGCCCTCTACCCGCAGCACGCCGGGCAGTTCGCCGCGCTGTACAAGGTGGCGGACGAGGCGCTGTACCGCGCCAAGCAGCAGGGCCGCTCGGGCTTCGTCCTGCTGGGCAGCTGA
- the alr gene encoding alanine racemase gives MRPLVATVDLAAVRHNYAVAKRCAPGRQAFAVVKANAYGHGVREVVTALHDDADGFAVASLEEAAEVRAMHGQARILLLEGCFSADELPIAARLGLDLMVRSAEQVEALLAAQLPRSLNVWLKVDTGMHRLGLSPQVVRAAFAQLRGAAQVSELNLLSHFACADERGHPLTEQQVEVFLDLLDLDFDLRSLANSAALLTVPASHMDWLRPGIMLYGATPFADLSAAELGLKPVMSLTAQLIAVNEVAAGETVGYGTAWVARRPSRIGMVSCGYADGYPRSAPSGTPVVIRGQRVPLAGRVSMDMLAVDLTDLPEAVLGDAVELWGTQLPVDDVARAAGSIGYELLTKVTTRVPRRYQS, from the coding sequence ATGCGCCCTCTCGTCGCCACTGTCGATCTGGCCGCCGTTCGTCACAACTACGCCGTGGCCAAGCGCTGCGCGCCGGGGCGTCAGGCCTTTGCCGTGGTCAAGGCGAATGCTTACGGCCATGGTGTGCGCGAGGTGGTCACGGCGCTGCACGATGACGCCGATGGCTTCGCCGTAGCGAGCCTGGAAGAGGCCGCCGAAGTTCGTGCCATGCACGGCCAGGCGCGCATCCTGCTGCTGGAAGGCTGCTTCAGTGCCGACGAGCTGCCTATCGCCGCGCGCCTCGGTCTGGACCTGATGGTGCGCAGCGCCGAGCAGGTCGAGGCGTTGCTGGCGGCGCAGTTGCCGCGCTCGCTGAACGTGTGGCTCAAGGTGGATACCGGCATGCACCGCCTGGGCCTGTCGCCGCAGGTTGTGCGCGCTGCCTTCGCGCAACTGCGTGGCGCAGCGCAGGTGTCCGAACTCAACCTGCTCAGCCATTTCGCCTGCGCCGACGAGCGTGGTCACCCGCTGACCGAGCAGCAGGTCGAAGTGTTCCTCGATCTGCTCGACCTGGATTTCGACCTGCGCAGCCTGGCTAACTCGGCGGCGCTGCTGACCGTTCCGGCGTCGCACATGGACTGGCTGCGGCCGGGGATCATGCTCTACGGCGCCACGCCGTTTGCTGACCTCAGCGCCGCCGAGCTGGGGTTGAAACCGGTGATGAGCCTGACCGCGCAGCTGATCGCGGTGAACGAGGTGGCGGCCGGCGAGACGGTCGGCTACGGCACCGCCTGGGTTGCCCGGCGGCCGTCGCGCATTGGCATGGTCAGCTGCGGCTATGCCGATGGTTACCCGCGCTCCGCGCCGAGCGGCACGCCGGTGGTGATCCGTGGCCAGCGCGTGCCGCTGGCCGGGCGCGTGTCGATGGACATGCTCGCCGTCGACCTCACCGACCTGCCCGAGGCGGTGCTGGGGGATGCGGTGGAGCTGTGGGGCACGCAGCTGCCGGTGGACGACGTGGCGCGTGCCGCCGGCTCGATCGGCTACGAGCTGCTGACCAAGGTCACGACGCGGGTGCCGCGGCGCTATCAGTCCTGA